Proteins co-encoded in one Stutzerimonas stutzeri genomic window:
- a CDS encoding Zn-dependent hydrolase: MRRMSVIGILLSVLAASVHAAELRFSLVRTGQTASSGEFAWRDGDWVEPATVNHVALLIEHRGSRLLFGTGLGRQIDAQLDSEIPWRKKRYTAVRPVRDQLNDDLKVDRLVLGCARWEYASGLVDFADLPVLASPESIHYAQTATPPAVLPVQFAHGVKWQPLRFDRQPRYGFEESLDLFGDGRMILVKLPGHGALGLFLTLDDGRRFFFRGDAAGTQPDAPILPVDVLPLQDSGLQARLGFYPRWIE, translated from the coding sequence ATGCGTCGCATGAGTGTGATCGGCATCCTGCTGAGTGTGTTGGCGGCAAGCGTGCACGCCGCGGAGCTGCGCTTCAGTCTGGTTCGCACCGGGCAGACTGCGTCCAGCGGCGAGTTCGCCTGGCGCGATGGCGATTGGGTCGAGCCGGCCACGGTCAACCATGTCGCGCTGCTGATCGAGCATCGTGGCAGCCGGTTGCTGTTCGGTACGGGCCTGGGTCGCCAGATCGACGCGCAGCTCGATAGCGAAATTCCGTGGCGAAAGAAGCGCTACACCGCCGTGCGCCCGGTACGCGATCAACTGAACGATGACCTCAAGGTCGACCGGCTGGTGCTCGGCTGCGCCCGTTGGGAATATGCCTCCGGGCTGGTGGATTTTGCCGACCTGCCGGTACTGGCCAGTCCGGAAAGCATCCACTATGCCCAGACGGCCACGCCGCCAGCGGTCCTGCCGGTGCAGTTCGCTCATGGCGTGAAATGGCAGCCGCTGCGCTTTGACCGCCAGCCGCGCTACGGCTTCGAGGAAAGTCTCGACCTGTTCGGCGACGGCCGCATGATCCTGGTGAAGCTGCCAGGGCACGGTGCGCTGGGGTTGTTCCTTACGCTGGACGATGGCCGCCGCTTCTTCTTCCGCGGAGACGCCGCGGGTACGCAGCCTGACGCACCGATTTTGCCCGTCGATGTGCTGCCGTTGCAGGACAGCGGGCTGCAAGCACGACTCGGCTTTTACCCGCGCTGGATCGAGTGA
- a CDS encoding transglycosylase domain-containing protein, protein MGAVWQTDSSRAGDSKRVSRTNKPGKQPTHGSRLARRMGVLLGVSLLAGGGYAAWHEMHTSKLQALWLSRYAEKLDYQLEAGASDSIRFPEAGPFDRRLGYSALPTFVERLTERGFDVQQQVRFSPALQRYVSHGFFVPYPEKSQAGLTIDDCRGEPLYANSYPHQYYESFDDVPPIIAMSLLFIEDRGLLNADRPRANPAVDWPRFTMAAISQVEKQLGLPVQAAGGSTLATQVEKYRHSPEGRTGSAEEKIRQMVSASVRTYREGRQTLATRKRIVRDYLNSVPLSAAYGHGEVHGIADGLRLWFGADFAEVNRLLDSRRNAGTRYEDQGLALRQVLSLLIAQRRPSYYLGAGRADMAELTDSHIRLLANGGVIGTRLRNAALQQKVVFRDLRSEPGIREVPSSKGITAARMRLSSLLGVSLYQLDRLDLAATTPLHGELQTKVTEYLHRLAEPGFAGQVGLFGERMLSPERTGDVRYSFTLFERGEQGFRVRVQTDNTNQPFDINEGSKLELGSTAKLRVLTTYLEIIAELHDRYAQSDVATLRKAEAVDSLTRWALGYLIQHDDRNLPAMLDAALERRYSANPNERFFTGAGMHHFGNFRHQDDGRLPTMREALQESINLPFVRLMRDLVSYSTYQTSNGAELLKSDDNPERREYLRRFADREGSVFLQRFWKKYRGKSADERIEALLDGMRPTPRRLAAVHRYLVPDADRATFDRFLTTRLPGSDLSEKDLDALYTRYAPGSYSLPDQGYIARVHPLDLWLLGYLIKHPDAGITEVIDASTAERQEVYGWLFRSRYKSARDSRIRIMLEVEAFTDIHRRWQRLGYPFDHLVPSLATALGSSGDRPAALAELMGIIVNDGVRLPSVRIDSLHFANATPYETRVGIRPDAGVRVLHAEVAAALRDALATVVEGGTARRLHGSFLQASGEPLRVGGKTGTGDNRIQTVGAGGRLISSLALNRTATFVFYLGPNHFGTLTAYVPGQGADSFRFTSALPVQVLKGMAPILQPYLLAGAQTLCQPGTEPDQPRLTASAASKR, encoded by the coding sequence ATGGGCGCAGTATGGCAGACCGATTCATCCCGGGCGGGTGACAGCAAACGCGTGTCACGCACCAACAAACCCGGTAAACAACCCACGCACGGCAGCCGACTGGCGCGCCGCATGGGCGTGTTGCTGGGTGTTTCCCTGCTCGCCGGGGGTGGTTATGCCGCCTGGCATGAGATGCACACCTCCAAGCTGCAGGCGCTGTGGCTAAGCCGTTACGCGGAGAAGCTCGACTATCAGCTCGAGGCCGGCGCAAGCGACAGCATCCGGTTTCCCGAAGCTGGGCCCTTCGATCGTCGGCTGGGCTACTCAGCCTTGCCGACCTTCGTCGAGCGGCTGACCGAGCGTGGCTTCGATGTACAGCAGCAGGTGCGCTTCTCGCCGGCGTTGCAGCGCTACGTCAGTCATGGCTTCTTCGTGCCTTACCCGGAAAAATCCCAGGCCGGTCTGACCATCGATGACTGCCGCGGGGAGCCGCTGTACGCCAACAGTTATCCGCACCAGTACTACGAGTCGTTCGATGACGTGCCGCCGATCATCGCGATGAGCCTGCTCTTCATCGAGGACCGCGGCTTGCTCAATGCCGACCGTCCGCGCGCCAACCCGGCGGTGGATTGGCCGCGTTTCACCATGGCCGCGATCAGCCAGGTGGAGAAACAGTTGGGGCTGCCGGTGCAGGCCGCAGGCGGTAGCACCCTCGCGACCCAGGTGGAGAAATACCGGCACTCGCCCGAGGGCCGGACCGGAAGTGCCGAAGAAAAGATCCGACAGATGGTGTCGGCGAGCGTGCGCACCTACCGCGAAGGTCGCCAGACACTGGCTACCCGCAAGCGGATCGTCCGTGACTATCTCAACAGCGTGCCGCTGTCAGCGGCGTACGGGCATGGTGAAGTGCACGGGATCGCCGATGGGTTACGCCTCTGGTTTGGCGCCGACTTCGCCGAGGTCAACCGCCTGCTCGACTCGCGCCGCAACGCCGGCACCCGCTACGAGGACCAGGGTCTGGCGTTACGCCAGGTGCTTTCATTGTTGATTGCCCAGCGGCGGCCGTCCTACTACCTGGGCGCCGGACGTGCCGACATGGCCGAACTGACGGACAGCCACATCCGCCTGTTGGCCAACGGTGGCGTGATCGGCACGCGACTGCGCAATGCGGCGCTGCAGCAGAAAGTCGTCTTTCGCGATTTGCGCAGCGAGCCGGGGATTCGCGAGGTGCCGTCGAGCAAGGGCATCACCGCGGCGCGTATGCGCCTGAGCAGTTTGCTCGGCGTCTCGCTGTACCAGCTCGACCGGCTCGACTTGGCGGCTACCACGCCACTGCACGGCGAATTGCAGACCAAGGTCACCGAATACTTGCACCGCTTGGCGGAGCCGGGCTTTGCCGGCCAGGTCGGGCTGTTCGGCGAGCGCATGCTGTCGCCGGAGCGCACTGGCGATGTGCGCTACAGCTTCACCTTGTTCGAGCGCGGCGAGCAGGGCTTCCGTGTACGGGTGCAGACCGACAATACCAACCAACCCTTCGATATCAACGAAGGCAGCAAGCTGGAGCTGGGCTCGACCGCCAAGCTGCGCGTGCTGACCACCTACCTGGAGATCATCGCCGAGCTGCACGACCGCTACGCGCAAAGCGATGTCGCCACGCTGCGCAAGGCAGAGGCCGTCGATTCGCTGACGCGCTGGGCGCTGGGTTATCTGATCCAGCATGACGATCGCAATCTTCCGGCCATGCTCGACGCAGCGCTTGAACGGCGCTACTCGGCGAACCCGAACGAGCGCTTCTTTACCGGTGCCGGCATGCACCATTTCGGCAACTTTCGCCATCAGGACGACGGCCGTCTGCCGACCATGCGCGAGGCCTTGCAGGAGTCGATCAACCTGCCATTCGTGAGGCTGATGCGCGACCTGGTGAGCTACAGCACCTACCAGACCTCCAACGGCGCCGAGTTGTTGAAGAGCGATGACAACCCGGAGCGCCGCGAGTACCTGCGGCGGTTTGCCGATCGCGAAGGGTCGGTGTTCCTACAGCGCTTCTGGAAGAAATACCGTGGCAAGAGCGCCGATGAACGCATCGAAGCGTTGCTCGATGGCATGCGGCCAACGCCGCGGCGGCTGGCCGCCGTGCATCGCTATCTGGTGCCGGACGCCGATCGCGCCACGTTCGACCGCTTTCTGACCACGCGCCTGCCCGGCAGCGACCTCAGCGAGAAGGACCTCGACGCGCTTTATACCCGCTACGCGCCCGGCAGCTACAGCTTGCCCGATCAGGGTTACATTGCCCGCGTTCATCCACTGGACCTCTGGCTGCTGGGCTATCTGATCAAGCACCCGGACGCCGGTATAACCGAGGTGATCGACGCGAGCACCGCCGAACGCCAGGAAGTCTACGGTTGGTTGTTCCGCAGCCGCTACAAGAGTGCCCGCGACAGCCGTATTCGGATCATGCTCGAAGTCGAGGCCTTTACCGATATTCATCGCCGATGGCAGCGCCTTGGGTATCCCTTCGACCACCTGGTTCCGTCACTGGCCACCGCGCTGGGCAGCTCCGGTGATCGCCCGGCAGCCCTGGCCGAGCTGATGGGCATCATCGTCAACGACGGCGTTCGCCTGCCCAGCGTGCGCATCGACAGCCTGCATTTCGCCAATGCCACACCGTATGAGACGCGCGTGGGAATCCGGCCGGACGCCGGCGTTCGGGTGCTGCACGCCGAGGTTGCGGCCGCCCTTCGCGATGCGCTGGCCACGGTGGTGGAAGGGGGTACGGCACGTCGTCTGCACGGCAGCTTCCTGCAGGCCAGCGGCGAGCCGCTACGGGTCGGTGGCAAGACCGGCACGGGCGACAACCGTATCCAGACGGTGGGCGCCGGAGGGCGGCTGATCAGCTCGCTGGCGCTGAACCGGACCGCGACCTTCGTCTTCTACCTAGGACCGAACCATTTCGGAACGTTGACGGCCTACGTGCCAGGGCAGGGCGCCGACAGTTTCCGCTTCACCTC
- a CDS encoding efflux RND transporter permease subunit gives MRFNLSAWALGNRQIVLYLMLLMAAVGALSYSKLGQSEDPPFTFKAMVIQTQWPGATAEEVSRQVTERIEKKLMETGEYERIVSFSRPGESNVTFMARDSMRSEQIPDLWYQIRKKIGDIRHTLPADIQGPFFNDEFGTTFGNIYALTGQGFDYAILKDYADRIQLQLQRVKNVGKVELIGLQDEKIWIELSNVKLAGLGLPLEAVQQALAAQNAVLSAGFVETPSDRVRLRVTGSFETVKEIRDFPIRVAGSTFRVGDVADVYRGFNDPPAPRMRFMGEPAIGLAVSMKAGGDILVLGEALQAEFSRLQEQLPAGMELRKVSDQPAAVKTSVGEFVRVLVEALAIVLLVSFFSLGVRTGLVVALSIPLVLAMTFATMHYLDIGLHKISLGALVLALGLMVDDAIIAVEMMAIKMEQGFDRLKAASYAWTSTAFPMLTGTLITAAGFLPIATAQSSTGEYTRSIFQVVTIALIASWIAAVMFVPLLGEKLLPDLAKRHALKHGGSEQGHDPYSTPFYQRVRRVIRWCVQRRKTVIVLTLLAFVGAVGLFRIVPQQFFPASGRLELMVDLKLTEGASLKATEAEVHRLEDMLKARAGIDNYVAYVGSGSPRFYLPLDQQLPATSFAQFVVLADSIEEREALRSWLIERLQEDFPTLRGRVSRLENGPPVGYPVQFRVTGEHIDIVRKLAREVAAKVRENPYVANVHLDWQEPSKVVWLNVDQDRARALGVSTTELSNFLRRTFTGVTAGQFREDNELIEILLRGTSRERETLSMLPSLAIPTANGRSVPLSQVATLEYGFEEGVIWHRNRLPTVTVRADIYGDEQPASLVKQIEPTLQDIRNALPSGYLLEVGGTVEDSSRGQASVNAGMPLFVIVVVSLLMLQLKSFSRSAMVFLTAPLGLIGVALFLLLLGKPFGFVAMLGTIALSGMIMRNSVILVDQIEQDIAAGQDRFNAIIDATVRRFRPIVLTALASVLAMIPLSRSVFFGPMAVAIMGGLIVATALTLLFLPALYAAWFRVKETR, from the coding sequence ATGCGCTTCAACCTTTCCGCCTGGGCGCTGGGCAACCGGCAGATCGTTCTCTACCTGATGCTACTGATGGCGGCCGTTGGCGCGCTGTCGTACAGCAAGCTCGGCCAGAGCGAGGATCCGCCGTTCACGTTCAAGGCCATGGTGATCCAGACCCAGTGGCCTGGCGCCACCGCCGAGGAAGTCTCTCGGCAGGTCACCGAGCGCATCGAGAAAAAACTGATGGAGACCGGCGAGTACGAGCGCATCGTCTCCTTCTCGCGGCCGGGCGAGTCCAACGTGACCTTCATGGCGCGCGACTCGATGCGTTCGGAACAGATTCCCGATCTCTGGTACCAGATTCGCAAAAAGATCGGCGACATTCGCCATACCTTGCCTGCGGATATCCAGGGCCCATTCTTCAACGACGAGTTCGGCACGACCTTCGGCAACATCTATGCGCTGACCGGGCAGGGTTTCGATTACGCGATCCTCAAGGATTATGCCGATCGCATCCAGTTGCAGCTGCAGCGGGTGAAAAACGTCGGCAAGGTCGAGTTGATCGGCCTGCAGGACGAGAAGATCTGGATCGAGCTGTCCAACGTCAAGCTGGCGGGGCTGGGCCTGCCGCTCGAAGCGGTACAGCAGGCGTTGGCGGCGCAGAACGCTGTGCTGTCGGCCGGCTTCGTCGAAACCCCCAGCGACCGCGTTCGGCTACGGGTCACCGGCAGTTTCGAGACGGTCAAGGAAATCCGCGATTTTCCGATCCGGGTGGCCGGTAGCACGTTCCGCGTCGGCGACGTGGCGGACGTCTATCGGGGCTTCAATGATCCGCCGGCACCGCGCATGCGCTTCATGGGCGAGCCGGCGATTGGCCTGGCCGTGTCGATGAAGGCGGGCGGTGACATCCTGGTGCTGGGCGAGGCGCTCCAGGCCGAGTTTTCCCGGTTGCAGGAGCAACTGCCGGCCGGCATGGAGCTGCGCAAGGTGTCCGACCAGCCGGCCGCGGTGAAGACGAGCGTCGGTGAGTTCGTGCGGGTGCTGGTCGAAGCGTTGGCGATCGTCTTGCTGGTGAGCTTCTTCTCGCTAGGCGTGCGCACCGGTCTCGTCGTCGCGCTGTCGATTCCGCTGGTGCTGGCGATGACCTTCGCGACCATGCACTACCTCGATATCGGCCTGCACAAGATCTCGCTGGGCGCGCTGGTGCTGGCGCTCGGGCTGATGGTGGATGACGCGATCATCGCGGTGGAGATGATGGCGATCAAGATGGAGCAAGGTTTCGACCGGCTCAAGGCCGCCAGCTATGCCTGGACCAGTACCGCCTTTCCGATGCTCACCGGCACCTTGATCACGGCCGCCGGGTTTCTGCCGATCGCCACCGCACAGTCGAGCACGGGTGAATACACCCGTTCGATTTTCCAGGTGGTGACCATCGCGTTGATCGCCTCGTGGATCGCGGCGGTCATGTTCGTTCCGTTGCTCGGCGAGAAGCTGCTGCCCGATCTCGCCAAGCGCCACGCGCTGAAGCACGGCGGCAGCGAGCAAGGCCACGACCCCTATTCGACGCCGTTCTACCAGCGGGTTCGGCGTGTGATTCGCTGGTGCGTGCAGCGGCGCAAGACGGTCATCGTCCTGACGCTGCTGGCGTTCGTCGGCGCGGTCGGGCTGTTCCGCATCGTCCCCCAGCAGTTCTTTCCGGCCTCCGGGCGCCTGGAATTGATGGTCGATCTGAAGCTGACAGAGGGTGCCTCGCTCAAGGCCACCGAAGCCGAAGTGCACCGCCTCGAAGACATGCTCAAAGCGCGTGCGGGCATCGACAATTACGTGGCCTACGTCGGCAGTGGTTCACCACGCTTCTACCTGCCATTGGATCAGCAGTTACCGGCCACCAGCTTTGCCCAGTTCGTGGTGCTCGCCGACAGCATCGAGGAGCGTGAGGCGCTGCGCAGTTGGCTGATCGAGCGCTTGCAAGAGGACTTCCCGACGCTACGGGGCCGGGTCAGCCGCCTGGAAAACGGACCGCCCGTGGGCTATCCGGTGCAATTCCGGGTCACCGGCGAACACATCGACATCGTGCGCAAGCTGGCCCGGGAGGTCGCGGCCAAGGTGCGCGAAAACCCCTACGTGGCGAACGTGCACCTGGACTGGCAGGAGCCGAGCAAGGTCGTCTGGCTTAACGTGGATCAGGATCGGGCGCGGGCGCTGGGCGTGAGCACCACGGAGCTGTCCAATTTCCTCAGGCGCACCTTTACCGGGGTTACCGCCGGGCAGTTTCGTGAAGACAACGAGCTGATCGAAATCCTGCTGCGCGGTACCTCGCGTGAGCGGGAAACCTTGTCGATGCTGCCGAGTCTGGCGATTCCTACCGCGAACGGGCGCAGCGTGCCGCTGTCGCAGGTTGCCACCCTGGAATACGGCTTCGAAGAAGGCGTGATCTGGCACCGTAATCGTCTGCCGACCGTGACGGTGCGCGCCGACATCTACGGCGACGAGCAACCCGCCTCGCTGGTGAAGCAGATCGAGCCGACGCTTCAGGACATTCGCAACGCGTTGCCCAGTGGTTACCTGCTGGAAGTCGGCGGGACGGTCGAGGATTCCAGCCGCGGCCAAGCCTCGGTCAATGCCGGGATGCCGCTGTTCGTCATCGTGGTGGTCAGCTTGTTGATGCTCCAGCTCAAAAGCTTTTCGCGTTCGGCGATGGTGTTCCTTACCGCTCCGCTGGGGCTGATCGGCGTTGCGCTCTTTCTGCTGCTGCTCGGCAAGCCATTCGGCTTCGTGGCCATGCTCGGCACCATCGCGCTGTCGGGCATGATCATGCGCAACTCGGTGATTCTGGTGGATCAGATCGAGCAGGACATCGCTGCCGGACAGGATCGCTTCAACGCCATCATCGACGCCACGGTTCGCCGTTTCCGGCCCATCGTGCTGACCGCTCTGGCGTCGGTGCTGGCGATGATTCCCCTGTCGCGCAGTGTGTTCTTCGGGCCGATGGCGGTCGCGATCATGGGGGGGTTGATCGTCGCTACGGCGCTCACACTTCTTTTCCTGCCGGCGCTGTACGCGGCCTGGTTCCGGGTCAAGGAAACGCGCTGA
- a CDS encoding pyridoxamine 5'-phosphate oxidase family protein, protein MSSPFHTGERWVQRRAGVRDKAEQLGSRAIRSFMPEQHREFFAQLPALLVAAVDGEGQPHASILWGTAGFVWSPHPVLLCVGATAQDDDPVAPWLRLDARVGLLGLEWPTRRRNRINGRILECDRQGFGIAVAQSFGNCPRYIQARSWQPIRRLPGLMLEGDGVDSEWLALVEQADTLFIASQSSDTQGGGVDISHRGGPTGFVEIGRDGRLWLPDYSGNRLFNTLGNLVREPRCGLLFIDFASGDLLQLQARAELIWPEQYAASGITAPPGAERMLALTPGRWVLRRARLPLAFSAPELSPFLPGTGV, encoded by the coding sequence ATGAGCAGCCCCTTCCATACGGGTGAGCGGTGGGTTCAGCGCCGCGCCGGCGTGCGCGATAAGGCTGAACAACTCGGCAGTCGGGCGATTCGCTCGTTCATGCCCGAGCAGCATCGTGAATTCTTCGCGCAGTTACCGGCCTTGCTGGTCGCTGCGGTGGACGGCGAGGGGCAGCCGCATGCTTCGATCCTCTGGGGGACGGCCGGGTTCGTCTGGTCGCCGCATCCGGTCCTGCTCTGCGTAGGCGCGACCGCGCAGGACGACGATCCGGTCGCGCCCTGGCTGCGCTTGGATGCCAGGGTTGGCTTGCTGGGCCTGGAGTGGCCGACTCGTCGGCGCAACCGGATCAACGGTCGCATCCTCGAATGCGACCGGCAGGGGTTCGGCATCGCGGTGGCGCAATCCTTCGGCAACTGCCCCAGGTACATCCAGGCGCGAAGTTGGCAGCCGATCCGTCGTCTTCCTGGGTTGATGCTCGAAGGTGATGGCGTGGACAGCGAGTGGTTGGCGCTGGTGGAGCAGGCGGACACCTTGTTCATCGCCAGCCAGAGCAGCGACACCCAGGGTGGAGGCGTGGACATCTCGCACCGCGGCGGACCGACCGGTTTCGTCGAGATCGGCCGGGACGGGCGGCTCTGGCTGCCCGACTACAGCGGTAATCGGTTGTTCAACACGCTGGGCAACCTGGTTCGCGAGCCCCGTTGCGGGTTGCTGTTCATCGATTTCGCCAGCGGTGACCTGCTTCAACTCCAGGCGCGGGCCGAGCTGATCTGGCCGGAGCAGTACGCCGCGTCGGGTATCACTGCGCCGCCCGGTGCCGAGCGCATGCTGGCATTGACACCGGGGCGCTGGGTTTTGCGGCGCGCACGTCTGCCCCTGGCTTTCAGCGCGCCCGAGCTATCGCCGTTCCTTCCGGGAACAGGAGTGTGA
- a CDS encoding glutathione S-transferase family protein: MKLYDLTLSGNCYKARLFLGLIGQPVALVPVDLLKGEHKQPPFLSLNPRGQVPVLEDGDVRVVDSQAILVYLARRYADEAWFPLDAPTQAAVVGWLSFAANEMHHGPATARVGRLFGRPIDEALASSRALAAMQLLEQHLAEHTWLAGTATPTIADIAVYPYAGLAGEGGIDLAPYPAVRAWCSRIRELPGYLAMLGLE, from the coding sequence ATGAAACTCTATGACCTGACCCTTTCCGGCAATTGCTACAAGGCGCGCCTGTTTCTCGGCCTGATCGGCCAGCCGGTGGCGCTGGTTCCGGTAGACCTGTTGAAGGGCGAGCACAAGCAGCCGCCGTTTCTCAGCCTCAATCCGCGCGGGCAAGTGCCGGTTCTGGAGGATGGGGATGTCCGGGTCGTGGACTCGCAAGCCATCCTGGTCTATCTGGCCCGGCGCTACGCCGACGAAGCCTGGTTTCCGCTCGATGCGCCGACCCAGGCGGCTGTGGTCGGCTGGTTGAGTTTCGCCGCCAACGAGATGCATCACGGTCCAGCCACGGCGCGCGTGGGGCGCTTGTTCGGCCGGCCGATCGACGAAGCCCTGGCCTCGAGCCGCGCACTGGCGGCGATGCAACTGCTCGAGCAGCATCTGGCCGAACACACCTGGCTGGCCGGAACGGCCACCCCGACGATCGCCGACATCGCGGTATACCCCTATGCAGGATTGGCCGGCGAGGGCGGTATCGACCTCGCGCCGTATCCCGCCGTACGGGCGTGGTGCTCGCGCATTCGTGAGTTGCCCGGTTACCTCGCCATGCTCGGCCTGGAATAG
- a CDS encoding efflux RND transporter periplasmic adaptor subunit, which produces MLRRALPFLGVIGFALLAGCSDSEPEQRSTRPVMVVQPQPAGEAFESYPGEVHARYEPELAFRIAGKVAERLVETGDRVTKDQPLARLDPQDVRLQLEGIRAQVAAAEANLRVARAEHERYKTLMDRQLVSRSQFDASENAYRSAQARLQQARSEFDVASNQVDYAVLRATRDGVIAQRRIEVGQVVAAGQTAFVLAADGEREVAINLPEQGLEHHSVGQKVSVEIWSQPGKQYSGHIRELSPAAEQQSRTYSARVAFDEADVPAELGQSALVSIRRNGEVPLAVPLSAVTAEQGQAFVWRVKSDATLERVKVRTGPFGETWVPILEGLQADDWVVLAGVQLLHENQPVRAIDRDNRPVVLAAQE; this is translated from the coding sequence GTGCTTCGACGTGCCTTGCCCTTCCTCGGTGTCATTGGCTTCGCCTTGCTTGCCGGTTGCAGCGATAGCGAACCTGAGCAACGCTCGACGCGTCCGGTGATGGTGGTCCAGCCCCAACCGGCGGGCGAGGCCTTCGAAAGCTATCCGGGTGAGGTGCACGCCCGTTACGAGCCCGAACTGGCGTTCCGGATCGCCGGCAAGGTTGCCGAGCGGCTGGTCGAAACCGGTGATCGGGTGACCAAGGATCAACCGCTCGCACGGCTCGATCCCCAAGATGTACGACTGCAGCTCGAAGGTATTCGCGCCCAGGTTGCCGCCGCCGAGGCCAACCTGCGGGTCGCCCGTGCCGAGCATGAGCGCTACAAGACGCTGATGGATCGGCAGCTGGTCAGCCGGTCGCAGTTCGATGCATCGGAGAATGCCTACCGTTCCGCCCAGGCACGTTTGCAACAGGCACGCTCCGAATTCGATGTGGCAAGTAATCAGGTCGACTATGCGGTGCTGCGGGCGACTCGCGATGGTGTCATTGCTCAGCGTCGGATCGAGGTCGGTCAGGTGGTCGCCGCTGGGCAAACGGCATTCGTGCTGGCGGCCGATGGCGAGCGTGAAGTGGCGATCAACCTGCCCGAGCAAGGGCTGGAGCACCACTCGGTGGGCCAGAAGGTCTCGGTGGAAATCTGGTCGCAGCCGGGCAAGCAGTACTCCGGGCACATTCGCGAGCTGTCCCCGGCCGCCGAGCAGCAGTCGCGCACCTATTCGGCACGTGTCGCCTTCGATGAGGCTGACGTGCCTGCCGAACTGGGACAGAGCGCGTTGGTGTCGATTCGCCGCAACGGCGAGGTGCCGTTGGCGGTACCACTCTCGGCCGTGACCGCCGAGCAGGGTCAGGCCTTCGTCTGGCGCGTGAAATCGGACGCCACGCTGGAGCGGGTCAAGGTGCGGACCGGGCCTTTCGGTGAAACCTGGGTCCCCATTCTCGAGGGTCTGCAGGCCGATGACTGGGTGGTGCTGGCCGGCGTGCAGCTGCTCCACGAGAACCAACCAGTGAGGGCCATCGATCGAGACAACCGTCCGGTCGTCCTGGCGGCGCAGGAGTAA
- a CDS encoding TetR/AcrR family transcriptional regulator, translating to MATNKRDLLLGTAERLFYTEGYHATGIDRILSESGVAKMTLYKHFKSKEELILAVLDARQQPMLTRLRAAREKLPPRKALLSIFDGLNDMIHSPNAFCGCLFINAAAEYHDRDHPIHQRSAAYKAQFQTHVRELLEALDAAQPEQLARQLQFLIEGALSMAHIEGPGDQALLAKAAAEQLLQAAGI from the coding sequence ATGGCTACGAACAAGCGCGACCTGCTACTCGGTACCGCCGAGCGGCTGTTCTACACAGAGGGTTATCACGCCACGGGTATCGACCGGATTCTCAGCGAATCCGGCGTAGCCAAGATGACGCTGTACAAGCACTTCAAATCGAAGGAAGAGCTGATTCTCGCCGTGCTGGATGCCCGCCAGCAGCCGATGCTGACAAGGCTGCGCGCGGCGCGCGAGAAGCTGCCGCCGCGCAAGGCGCTGCTGAGTATTTTCGACGGCCTGAACGATATGATTCACAGCCCGAATGCGTTCTGCGGCTGCCTGTTCATCAATGCCGCGGCCGAATACCATGACCGCGACCACCCAATCCATCAGCGCTCAGCCGCCTACAAGGCGCAGTTTCAGACGCATGTGCGTGAGCTGTTGGAAGCACTCGATGCCGCGCAGCCGGAGCAGTTGGCCCGGCAACTGCAGTTTCTTATCGAAGGGGCGCTGAGCATGGCGCACATCGAAGGCCCTGGCGATCAGGCGTTGCTGGCCAAGGCGGCAGCCGAGCAGTTGTTGCAAGCCGCCGGCATCTAG